The following are encoded together in the Edaphobacter lichenicola genome:
- a CDS encoding PBP1A family penicillin-binding protein, whose product MPDWQRALRRATLNGPDYPSRRIARRVTFYVLLGLSAVFGALCGLMLVYSIDLPQMDDLARYRPNTTTELLDVHGKPFGSFALERRVVLPYSEFPTVLKQAIMSIEDKSFESNWGVNLVRAVGAAYRDLHSSGKAQGASTLTMQLARNLFLSSEKTYGRKLQEIFLSVQIERRFTKQQIFELYANQIYLGHGTYGFEAGSEYFFNKKVRDLTLPEAALLAALPKGPEAYSPIKYPDRALKRRNLVLSEMLADGKITKKQAEAAEAEPLGLHLEPPANSVAPYFVEEVRRQLEKQFGVEEVHGAGLKVYTTLDLDLQQAANKAILDGTATYERRRGWKGRLPNVVLDGADVESYRHPDWVQPIENGSYVHGVVTAVTAKRVTVKLGARQAVLTPEDWRWTQNVDGDGFLRTGDVVYVKVEGSSPDGSLKVSLQQDSGAQASMMAVDNSTGEVLAMVGGRDFALSQFNRATQSQRQVGSSFKPYVYTTAIEGGAKPTDIIVDGPTTFPTPNGPYTPHNYEGDYKGAMSLTNAFAESRNIPALKLADRYGIRKVIETAHRFGITSNIPAFLPVAIGSADISLAEQVSAYSVFPNDGIRIEPRYIRRITQADGLPLDPAPSQVSEVVSVDTARTMMQLLQAVVRFGTGASASQLKHPLGGKTGTTNDYTDAWFVGFSPSITCGTWIGFDDRESLGEKETGARAALPMWMDFMRAAIATRPDEAFPTAGAAKKKLDVPLGSAASVATPVRPLVKKQVADDSASTSGEKAKGVLTTSPPAVAAPSVPVEKPKANGTSPQVIYAPVKPASVPQAVAARVKPAAMSAKPADERSGVSNPPPDIY is encoded by the coding sequence ATGCCCGATTGGCAACGTGCGCTTCGTCGCGCGACGTTGAACGGGCCTGATTATCCCAGCCGGCGAATTGCGAGACGGGTTACGTTCTATGTGCTGCTGGGGCTGTCTGCGGTCTTCGGCGCGCTCTGCGGGCTGATGCTGGTCTACTCGATCGATCTGCCGCAGATGGATGACCTGGCGCGGTATCGTCCGAACACTACGACGGAGCTGCTGGATGTGCATGGGAAGCCGTTCGGCTCGTTTGCACTGGAACGTCGCGTGGTGCTGCCGTACTCGGAGTTTCCGACGGTTCTGAAGCAGGCGATTATGTCGATTGAAGACAAGAGTTTTGAGAGCAACTGGGGGGTGAACCTGGTGCGGGCAGTGGGGGCCGCGTATCGGGATCTGCATTCGAGCGGGAAGGCGCAGGGGGCGTCGACGTTGACGATGCAGCTGGCGCGTAATTTGTTTCTCTCGTCGGAGAAGACGTATGGCCGCAAGCTGCAGGAGATCTTCCTGTCGGTGCAGATTGAGCGGCGATTTACGAAGCAGCAGATCTTCGAGCTGTATGCGAACCAGATCTACCTGGGGCATGGGACGTATGGGTTTGAGGCGGGGTCGGAGTACTTCTTCAACAAGAAGGTGCGGGATCTGACGCTGCCGGAGGCCGCGCTTCTGGCTGCGCTGCCGAAAGGGCCTGAGGCGTATTCGCCGATCAAGTATCCTGACCGCGCGTTGAAGCGCAGAAATCTTGTGCTGAGCGAGATGCTTGCCGACGGCAAGATCACGAAGAAGCAGGCGGAGGCGGCGGAGGCCGAACCGCTGGGGCTGCACCTGGAGCCGCCGGCGAATAGTGTCGCGCCGTATTTTGTGGAAGAGGTGCGAAGGCAGCTGGAGAAGCAGTTTGGCGTGGAAGAGGTTCATGGGGCGGGGCTGAAGGTTTATACGACGCTCGATCTCGATCTGCAGCAGGCGGCGAATAAGGCGATTCTGGATGGCACGGCAACGTATGAGCGGCGGCGTGGGTGGAAGGGAAGGCTGCCGAACGTGGTGCTGGATGGAGCGGATGTGGAGAGCTATCGCCATCCGGACTGGGTGCAGCCGATTGAGAACGGGAGCTATGTTCACGGTGTGGTGACTGCTGTTACTGCGAAGAGGGTGACGGTAAAGCTTGGTGCGCGACAGGCTGTGCTTACCCCGGAAGACTGGAGATGGACGCAGAATGTCGACGGCGATGGTTTCCTGCGCACGGGCGATGTGGTTTATGTGAAGGTGGAGGGTAGTTCGCCGGATGGTTCGCTGAAGGTGTCACTGCAGCAGGATTCGGGCGCGCAGGCTTCGATGATGGCGGTGGATAACTCGACCGGCGAGGTGCTGGCGATGGTGGGGGGCAGGGACTTCGCGTTGTCGCAGTTCAATCGCGCCACGCAGTCACAGCGCCAGGTGGGCTCGTCGTTCAAGCCTTATGTTTATACGACGGCGATTGAGGGTGGGGCTAAGCCTACGGACATCATCGTCGATGGGCCGACGACCTTTCCTACGCCGAACGGACCTTATACACCGCATAACTACGAAGGTGACTATAAAGGTGCGATGTCGCTGACGAATGCGTTCGCCGAATCGAGGAATATTCCTGCGCTGAAGCTGGCGGACCGGTATGGGATCCGCAAGGTGATCGAGACGGCGCATCGCTTTGGGATTACGAGCAATATTCCGGCGTTTCTTCCGGTGGCGATTGGTTCGGCGGATATTTCTCTCGCGGAGCAGGTGAGCGCGTATAGCGTCTTTCCGAACGACGGCATCCGGATTGAACCGCGATACATTCGCAGGATTACGCAGGCCGATGGACTGCCGCTGGATCCGGCTCCGTCGCAGGTGTCGGAGGTTGTCTCGGTGGATACGGCGCGCACGATGATGCAGTTGCTGCAGGCGGTGGTTCGCTTTGGGACGGGGGCTTCGGCTTCGCAGTTGAAGCATCCTCTGGGCGGTAAGACGGGGACGACGAACGACTACACGGATGCGTGGTTTGTCGGATTTTCTCCGTCGATTACGTGTGGGACGTGGATTGGATTTGACGATCGCGAATCGCTTGGGGAAAAAGAGACGGGGGCACGCGCGGCGCTTCCGATGTGGATGGATTTTATGAGGGCCGCGATTGCGACCAGGCCAGATGAGGCGTTTCCGACTGCGGGAGCTGCGAAGAAGAAGCTGGATGTACCGCTTGGCAGCGCGGCAAGCGTAGCTACTCCGGTTCGTCCGCTGGTGAAGAAGCAGGTGGCGGACGATTCTGCGTCAACGAGTGGGGAGAAGGCTAAAGGTGTTCTCACGACTAGTCCTCCGGCTGTCGCAGCGCCATCGGTTCCGGTGGAAAAACCAAAGGCGAATGGGACGTCGCCGCAGGTGATTTATGCGCCGGTGAAGCCTGCTTCGGTGCCCCAGGCGGTTGCGGCGCGTGTGAAGCCGGCAGCTATGTCGGCTAAGCCTGCGGATGAGCGGAGTGGAGTTTCGAATCCACCACCCGACATATATTGA
- a CDS encoding bifunctional riboflavin kinase/FAD synthetase codes for MIIFNSLADIPADFGPSIATIGNFDGVHRGHQWVIAEVVAQAHAQNLRSIAITFDPHPARVIRPESSQPLITPLAQKLELLAATGIDAVLVLPFTSELSRMTARTFATEVLQRALHVTQLHEGENFRFGYQAEAGIENLEALGRELGFTVRVYAPRHLRGETISSSRIRQMIAEGDVTHVRTLLGRSFAICGTPASGRGYGTRYTVPTINLAPYAELLPANGVYITSLTVGAGASSETFDGVTNVGNRPTFGADSFTVETHLLNFHPIELNESTSLVLTFLRRLRDEMRWPNPEALKEQIGRDVAKAKRYFNICRVVDSKLHSAHPQA; via the coding sequence ATGATCATCTTCAACTCTCTCGCCGACATCCCCGCCGACTTCGGCCCATCCATCGCCACCATCGGCAACTTCGACGGCGTCCATCGCGGCCACCAGTGGGTCATCGCCGAGGTCGTAGCGCAAGCTCACGCACAAAATCTCCGCTCCATCGCCATCACCTTCGATCCTCACCCCGCGCGTGTCATCCGTCCCGAATCCAGTCAACCACTCATCACGCCGCTCGCACAAAAACTCGAGCTGCTCGCAGCCACCGGCATCGACGCAGTCCTCGTCCTCCCCTTCACCAGCGAACTCTCCCGCATGACGGCCCGCACCTTCGCCACCGAGGTTCTCCAGCGCGCCCTCCACGTCACCCAACTCCACGAAGGTGAAAACTTCCGCTTCGGCTATCAGGCCGAGGCCGGCATCGAAAACCTCGAAGCCCTCGGCCGCGAACTCGGCTTCACCGTGCGCGTCTACGCGCCACGCCATCTGCGCGGAGAGACCATCTCTTCAAGCCGCATCCGCCAGATGATCGCCGAAGGCGACGTCACCCACGTTCGAACCCTGCTCGGCCGCAGCTTCGCCATCTGCGGCACACCCGCCTCAGGCCGCGGCTACGGCACCCGCTACACCGTCCCCACCATCAACCTCGCGCCCTACGCCGAGCTGCTTCCCGCAAACGGCGTCTACATCACCTCGCTCACCGTAGGCGCTGGAGCATCGAGCGAAACCTTCGACGGAGTAACCAACGTAGGCAACCGCCCAACCTTCGGCGCGGACTCCTTCACCGTAGAAACCCACCTGCTCAACTTCCACCCAATCGAGCTAAACGAATCGACATCGCTCGTCCTGACGTTTCTGCGTCGTCTCCGCGACGAGATGCGCTGGCCAAATCCCGAAGCGCTAAAAGAACAGATCGGCCGCGACGTCGCCAAAGCAAAACGCTACTTCAATATATGTCGGGTGGTGGATTCGAAACTCCACTCCGCTCATCCGCAGGCTTAG
- a CDS encoding MBL fold metallo-hydrolase, with product MEATLTFLGTGTSMGVPTLGCDCAVCTSAVSPHGDPRNRRTRPSLRLDYNHHTILVDTGPDFHAQAIRENIHRVDAVLYTHGHADHVLGFDDLRPLSFRRNGNLPIYADDATAKTLERIFEYTFRKEDRYPTSARVEIHRIDPTPGSGVDLFGACFRRVPVTHGREQITGYRFGNAAYLTDMSDIPAESLPLLQNLDVLILDALRRDPHPSHSHLDKSVALVEQLKPRRAFFTHMSHDLDHEATEADLPPHIRLAYDGLKLTFEIAPETAA from the coding sequence ATGGAGGCTACCCTCACCTTCCTCGGCACCGGCACCTCCATGGGGGTGCCGACCCTCGGCTGCGACTGCGCCGTCTGCACCTCCGCCGTCTCTCCCCACGGCGACCCGCGCAATCGCCGCACCCGCCCCTCCCTCCGCCTCGACTACAACCACCACACCATCCTCGTCGACACCGGCCCCGACTTCCACGCCCAGGCCATCCGCGAGAACATCCACCGCGTCGACGCCGTCCTCTACACCCACGGCCACGCCGACCACGTCCTCGGCTTCGACGACCTCCGCCCCCTCAGCTTCCGCCGCAACGGCAACCTGCCCATCTACGCCGACGACGCCACCGCAAAGACCCTCGAGCGCATCTTCGAGTACACCTTTCGCAAAGAAGATCGCTATCCCACCAGCGCCCGCGTCGAGATCCATCGCATCGACCCGACACCCGGCTCCGGAGTCGATCTCTTCGGCGCATGCTTTCGCAGAGTCCCCGTCACCCACGGCCGCGAGCAGATCACCGGCTACCGCTTCGGCAACGCCGCCTATCTCACCGACATGAGCGACATCCCCGCCGAGAGCCTCCCGCTCCTCCAGAACCTCGACGTCCTCATCCTCGACGCCCTCCGCCGCGACCCCCATCCCAGCCACTCGCATCTCGACAAATCCGTCGCCCTCGTCGAACAACTAAAGCCGCGCCGAGCCTTCTTCACCCACATGAGCCACGACCTCGACCACGAAGCTACCGAGGCCGACCTCCCACCCCACATCCGTCTCGCCTACGACGGCCTCAAGCTCACCTTCGAGATCGCACCGGAGACCGCCGCATGA
- a CDS encoding DUF1844 domain-containing protein, giving the protein MPDQNKPFVVTDRRKFTMDGELRPDADPSPEREEREARPAEPAAATPPQPAAPQTPQEPELPPALTAEQTEQAKRAYDMTADRLDTAIRSANPGMDHPPTMSFDQLVQSVYMTSILQLGGTTQEGQQPQVDILGARQSIDMLQVLGDKTKGNLSPEESRLLESALFELRMAFLEVTQALARSAASKAPGGAGRPGPAGPSIVR; this is encoded by the coding sequence ATGCCTGATCAGAACAAGCCCTTCGTTGTCACCGACCGCCGCAAGTTCACCATGGACGGCGAGCTGCGCCCCGACGCCGATCCTTCGCCAGAGAGAGAAGAGCGCGAGGCGAGGCCAGCCGAACCAGCAGCTGCAACGCCGCCCCAGCCCGCAGCACCCCAGACACCGCAAGAGCCCGAGCTCCCGCCAGCCCTAACCGCCGAGCAGACCGAGCAGGCCAAGCGCGCCTACGACATGACCGCCGATCGCCTCGACACCGCAATCCGCTCGGCCAACCCCGGCATGGACCACCCCCCCACCATGAGCTTCGACCAGCTCGTCCAGTCCGTCTACATGACCTCCATCCTGCAGCTCGGCGGCACCACGCAGGAGGGCCAGCAGCCCCAGGTCGACATCCTCGGAGCGCGCCAGAGCATCGACATGCTCCAGGTTCTCGGAGACAAAACGAAGGGCAATCTCTCCCCCGAAGAGTCCCGCCTGCTCGAAAGCGCTCTCTTCGAGCTGCGCATGGCCTTCCTCGAAGTCACGCAGGCGCTCGCCCGCTCCGCAGCCTCCAAAGCCCCCGGCGGCGCAGGCCGTCCCGGCCCCGCAGGCCCCAGCATCGTCCGCTAA
- the ygfZ gene encoding CAF17-like 4Fe-4S cluster assembly/insertion protein YgfZ — MSSPAQSDIAVSPAPGSATQLAALLQGVGLSHLNQTGWIRVTGEDRVRWLNGMVTNAIHQLAPGEGTYNFLLSVQGRIQGDATIFARPDDLLMETSSPQIPTLITLLDRFIIMDDVKLADISSTRSGLQVAGPKAASLLQQIGLPTGDLAPLTMRSLSWNNAEVDILHAYSPLVPRYELWAEEATTTKLTSALQTFDVTPCEDQSLEWLRILEGTPQIGTDIRDRELPQETGQTRALHFAKGCYLGQEIVERIRSRGNVHRTFSGFRLDGDLPTAGTSLEADGKQIGELTSVAAIPLPGEAQAVPFGLGYIRREALDRGLPVLYAGGGIAHPVSLPFSQPAASAPSVASEPPERV; from the coding sequence ATGAGTTCACCAGCACAATCCGATATCGCCGTCTCGCCGGCCCCAGGCTCCGCCACACAGCTTGCCGCGCTCCTTCAGGGGGTTGGCCTGTCGCATCTCAATCAAACCGGCTGGATCCGAGTCACCGGAGAAGACCGCGTCCGCTGGTTGAACGGGATGGTAACCAACGCAATCCACCAATTGGCCCCCGGCGAGGGCACCTACAACTTCCTCCTCAGCGTTCAAGGACGCATCCAGGGCGATGCCACCATCTTCGCCCGCCCGGACGATCTCCTCATGGAGACAAGCTCGCCCCAGATCCCAACCCTGATAACTCTGCTCGACCGATTCATCATCATGGACGACGTCAAGCTCGCAGACATCAGCAGCACGCGATCGGGCCTGCAGGTCGCCGGTCCCAAAGCAGCCTCGCTCCTACAGCAAATCGGCCTGCCCACCGGCGATCTCGCCCCACTCACGATGCGCTCGCTTAGCTGGAACAACGCCGAAGTCGATATCCTGCACGCATACAGTCCTCTGGTGCCGCGCTACGAGCTGTGGGCCGAGGAAGCGACCACGACAAAGCTCACCAGCGCGCTGCAAACCTTCGACGTAACCCCCTGCGAAGATCAAAGCCTCGAATGGCTCCGCATCCTCGAAGGAACTCCGCAGATCGGAACCGATATCCGCGACCGCGAACTCCCCCAGGAGACCGGCCAGACCCGCGCCCTGCACTTCGCCAAGGGCTGCTACCTCGGCCAGGAGATCGTCGAGCGAATCCGCTCCCGCGGCAACGTCCATCGCACCTTCAGCGGCTTCAGGCTCGACGGCGATCTTCCAACCGCCGGCACATCGCTCGAAGCCGACGGCAAACAAATAGGCGAACTCACCAGCGTAGCCGCCATCCCGCTACCAGGCGAAGCCCAGGCCGTCCCCTTCGGACTAGGCTACATCCGCCGCGAAGCTCTGGACCGCGGCCTTCCAGTCCTCTACGCCGGCGGCGGTATCGCACATCCGGTCTCGCTCCCCTTTTCGCAACCTGCAGCCTCCGCGCCATCGGTTGCATCTGAACCTCCTGAAAGAGTGTGA
- the mtnP gene encoding S-methyl-5'-thioadenosine phosphorylase produces the protein MKKAEIGIIGGSGLYAMPGLTNVREERLTTPFGEPSDAFVLGELEGRNVAFLARHGRGHRILPSELNFRANIFAMKMLGVDTILSVSAVGSLKEEHKPTDFVIPDQFIDRTFARASTFFGEGIVAHVAFGDPICAPLAEVLKKACDTVGVVGKLGGTYVCMEGPQFSTRAESNLYRSWGADVIGMTNLQEAKLAREAELCYATVAMVTDYDCWREGHDDVTVDQIVAVMHQNADNASKVVRAAVAAMPVDMTKGCACVDALKYAILTDRKVIPEETKQKLSLLLDRYL, from the coding sequence TTGAAGAAGGCAGAGATTGGAATTATCGGGGGCAGCGGCCTGTATGCCATGCCTGGACTCACCAATGTGCGCGAGGAGCGACTGACGACTCCATTCGGCGAGCCGTCCGATGCTTTTGTTCTGGGTGAACTCGAGGGTCGAAACGTCGCCTTTCTTGCTCGCCATGGACGCGGCCACCGCATTCTGCCGAGCGAGTTGAACTTCCGCGCCAACATTTTTGCGATGAAGATGCTAGGAGTCGATACGATTCTTTCGGTCTCGGCGGTGGGCTCGCTGAAAGAAGAACACAAGCCGACGGACTTCGTAATTCCGGATCAGTTTATCGACCGCACGTTTGCTCGCGCTTCCACGTTTTTTGGCGAGGGGATTGTTGCTCATGTCGCATTTGGCGATCCGATCTGCGCGCCGCTGGCCGAGGTGCTGAAGAAGGCTTGCGATACGGTTGGTGTCGTCGGCAAGCTTGGTGGAACGTATGTCTGCATGGAGGGGCCGCAGTTCTCGACTCGCGCGGAGTCGAATCTTTATCGAAGCTGGGGCGCTGATGTGATTGGGATGACGAATCTGCAGGAGGCGAAGCTCGCTCGCGAGGCGGAGCTCTGCTATGCCACTGTGGCGATGGTCACCGACTACGACTGCTGGCGCGAAGGCCACGACGACGTTACGGTGGATCAGATTGTTGCTGTTATGCATCAGAACGCGGATAACGCATCAAAGGTAGTACGTGCGGCTGTTGCGGCGATGCCGGTGGATATGACAAAAGGCTGCGCGTGTGTCGATGCTTTGAAGTACGCCATTCTTACTGATCGCAAAGTGATTCCAGAAGAGACCAAGCAGAAGCTTTCTTTGCTGCTTGATAGATATCTCTGA
- a CDS encoding PfkB family carbohydrate kinase — MAILVVGSVAFDNIETPHGAVKDCLGGAATHFSLAASYFAPVRVIAVVGKDFTAEHEAIFTRRGIDTKGIERSEGLSFHWTGSYSGNMDEAKTLGTDLNVFETFEPKIPDAYKDSEYLFLANIDPVLQSRVRSQMPNVRMVCGDTMNYWIADHSANLAKVLRELDVLLINDGEARMLAGERNLVLAAEKVLAMGPKTLVVKHGEYGATAFFSDRSFAGGSKALRPFRAPALPLAEVIDPTGAGDSFAGGFYGYLASQPALTPAVLRTAMFYGGVMGSFAVERFGTERLQNVSREEIDERFKLFLEISHLEHAGV, encoded by the coding sequence ATGGCAATTCTCGTTGTAGGTTCGGTAGCGTTCGATAACATTGAAACTCCCCATGGTGCGGTGAAGGATTGCCTGGGCGGGGCGGCAACGCATTTTTCGCTTGCAGCCAGTTACTTTGCGCCGGTACGCGTTATTGCCGTTGTAGGGAAAGACTTCACTGCAGAGCATGAGGCGATCTTTACCCGCCGCGGTATCGACACGAAGGGCATCGAGCGGTCGGAGGGGCTTAGCTTTCACTGGACCGGTTCCTACTCGGGCAATATGGACGAGGCTAAGACTCTCGGCACAGACCTGAATGTCTTCGAGACGTTCGAGCCGAAGATTCCGGATGCGTATAAGGACAGCGAGTATCTGTTTCTTGCGAATATCGATCCTGTGCTGCAGTCGCGCGTGCGGAGCCAGATGCCGAACGTCCGCATGGTTTGCGGCGATACGATGAACTACTGGATTGCCGATCACTCCGCGAATCTTGCGAAGGTGTTGCGCGAGCTTGATGTGCTGCTGATCAATGATGGTGAGGCGCGCATGCTGGCGGGGGAGCGCAACCTGGTCTTGGCGGCAGAGAAGGTTCTTGCGATGGGACCGAAGACGCTGGTGGTCAAACATGGCGAGTATGGCGCGACCGCTTTCTTCAGCGATCGCTCGTTTGCAGGTGGCAGCAAGGCGTTGCGTCCGTTTCGTGCGCCGGCGCTTCCGCTTGCGGAGGTGATTGATCCTACTGGTGCGGGGGACTCGTTTGCCGGAGGCTTCTACGGATATCTCGCGTCGCAGCCTGCGCTGACGCCCGCAGTTCTTCGCACTGCGATGTTCTATGGCGGCGTGATGGGTTCGTTTGCGGTGGAGCGCTTCGGAACCGAGCGGTTGCAAAATGTGTCTCGTGAAGAGATCGATGAACGCTTCAAGCTCTTCCTGGAGATCTCGCACCTTGAACATGCGGGGGTCTAA
- a CDS encoding glycosyltransferase family 39 protein, with protein MRGSKSSRGSRLNRPAASTLAGRAAGSGAAEFDPEEVRPATRQETFPVALGAVLLSFVALLLSYSRGYLLLYGDAVAHLGIARRILDSRNPGLVQLGGVWLPLPHLLMLPFVQKVEWWQNGLAGAWPSLICYIASVAGLYRLARWMMIPRWALAATALYALNPNLLYLATTAMTEPLFLMLLIWTTLLTVECVAAIKESRVSAVKRRLVLLAVFILAAVFTRYDGWILGAAVWCVVTFSLARSREVWRKVAPVFVVFTVLVIAGPINWLAYNQHFFHDPLDFLRGPYSAAAIEKKTMPPNGHHHRGWHNPAWALLFYTRVAQVDAAFWETGFLLMAAAVGGLILAVRRRLTLSSLLLWMPLPFYVYSVAYGSVPIFIPQLWPHSYYNSRYGMELLPALAIFTFVAVQWMERRWSETQPLARRLMQPVTLLLIALNTVGMMYRTPLVLKEALVNSTTRVAFETALARQLGEFPYGSTILMYNSDHVGALQDAGIPLRQTVNEGDYDSFQAALATPAEHAGYVVAIAGDPVAAAVAMHPQGLDELTILCTSGQPCARIYKSDRFSVASPK; from the coding sequence ATGCGGGGGTCTAAATCGTCTCGGGGTTCGCGGCTCAACAGGCCGGCGGCATCGACCCTTGCGGGCCGTGCTGCTGGCTCGGGCGCTGCGGAGTTCGATCCGGAAGAGGTGAGGCCGGCGACGCGGCAGGAGACCTTTCCGGTCGCGTTGGGTGCGGTGCTGCTGTCTTTTGTCGCGCTGCTTCTGTCGTACTCGCGCGGATATCTCCTGCTGTATGGTGATGCTGTTGCGCATCTTGGTATTGCTCGACGCATTCTGGACTCACGCAATCCCGGGCTCGTCCAGCTGGGCGGGGTTTGGTTGCCGCTGCCGCATCTGCTGATGCTTCCTTTTGTCCAGAAGGTGGAGTGGTGGCAGAACGGGTTGGCTGGTGCGTGGCCTTCGCTGATCTGCTATATAGCGAGTGTTGCCGGTCTCTATCGGCTGGCGCGTTGGATGATGATTCCTCGCTGGGCTCTGGCGGCGACGGCTCTCTATGCGCTCAACCCGAATCTACTCTACCTTGCGACGACCGCGATGACGGAGCCGTTGTTCCTGATGCTGTTGATCTGGACGACTCTGCTTACCGTTGAATGTGTCGCCGCGATCAAAGAGTCGCGGGTGAGTGCGGTTAAGCGTCGTCTAGTGCTGCTTGCGGTCTTCATCCTGGCGGCTGTGTTTACGCGCTACGACGGCTGGATTCTGGGTGCTGCGGTGTGGTGTGTTGTGACGTTCTCGCTGGCGCGTAGTCGCGAGGTGTGGCGCAAGGTCGCTCCGGTTTTTGTTGTCTTCACGGTGCTGGTGATTGCAGGGCCTATCAATTGGCTGGCCTATAACCAGCACTTCTTTCATGATCCGCTGGACTTCCTGCGTGGGCCTTATTCGGCGGCGGCCATTGAAAAGAAGACGATGCCGCCTAACGGACATCACCATCGTGGATGGCATAATCCTGCGTGGGCACTGTTGTTTTATACGCGCGTGGCGCAGGTTGATGCAGCTTTCTGGGAGACTGGGTTTTTACTGATGGCGGCAGCCGTGGGTGGGTTGATCTTGGCGGTACGCCGTCGCCTTACACTGTCGTCGCTGTTGCTCTGGATGCCGCTGCCTTTCTATGTTTATTCGGTGGCTTACGGTTCAGTGCCGATCTTTATTCCGCAGCTCTGGCCGCACTCCTACTACAACTCGCGCTATGGGATGGAACTGCTGCCGGCGCTGGCGATCTTTACGTTTGTGGCGGTGCAGTGGATGGAGCGAAGGTGGAGCGAGACGCAACCGCTTGCCAGGAGACTGATGCAGCCGGTGACGCTTCTGCTGATCGCTTTGAATACGGTCGGGATGATGTACCGCACGCCGCTGGTGCTCAAAGAGGCGCTTGTCAATTCAACGACTCGCGTAGCGTTTGAGACGGCGCTGGCTCGTCAGCTGGGGGAGTTTCCCTACGGCTCCACGATTTTGATGTACAACTCCGATCACGTCGGAGCGCTTCAGGATGCTGGAATTCCTCTGCGGCAGACCGTCAATGAAGGAGACTACGACAGCTTCCAGGCAGCGCTGGCTACGCCTGCTGAGCACGCGGGCTATGTCGTTGCGATAGCCGGAGATCCGGTGGCGGCGGCCGTTGCGATGCATCCTCAGGGCCTTGACGAGTTGACGATCCTCTGTACGAGCGGCCAGCCCTGTGCACGTATTTACAAGTCTGACCGATTCAGTGTCGCGTCGCCGAAGTAG
- the dapF gene encoding diaminopimelate epimerase, with protein MISFVKAHACGNDFLIIEEPLAQRRHAELARKLCARNTSVGADGIEFLDRTANGEFFLRLFNADGSEAELSGNGTRCVAAWLASSEGRQEVALGTHGGLRTCHVIESNDPLYLIESEMGVPRVMQRTIVMPGVGEVPGAMVNVGNPHFVLFVESDDFSAHGLNWQELGAQISVSPLFPHGTNVEFVRILSPSEIAFRIFERGCGPTTSSGTGTCASSAAAMVLRGVERELTAVAEGGPQQTVWSSNDAVMRLTGPAEIICHGEVAAL; from the coding sequence ATGATTTCCTTCGTCAAAGCGCATGCCTGCGGTAATGACTTTCTGATCATCGAGGAGCCGCTGGCGCAGCGCCGCCATGCTGAGCTTGCTCGTAAGCTGTGTGCGCGGAACACCAGTGTTGGCGCGGATGGTATTGAGTTTCTTGATCGAACGGCGAACGGCGAATTTTTTCTGCGGCTCTTCAATGCGGATGGCAGCGAGGCGGAGCTCTCCGGCAATGGAACACGTTGTGTGGCCGCTTGGCTGGCGAGCAGCGAGGGGAGGCAGGAGGTTGCGCTTGGCACTCACGGTGGCTTGCGTACTTGTCATGTGATCGAGTCGAACGATCCGCTCTATCTGATCGAGAGCGAGATGGGCGTTCCGCGCGTGATGCAGCGCACGATTGTGATGCCGGGGGTGGGTGAGGTGCCGGGGGCGATGGTGAATGTTGGGAACCCTCACTTCGTTCTCTTTGTCGAGAGCGACGATTTCAGCGCGCATGGCTTGAATTGGCAGGAGCTAGGGGCGCAGATCAGCGTGAGCCCACTGTTTCCGCATGGGACCAACGTTGAGTTTGTTCGGATTCTTTCGCCTTCGGAGATTGCGTTTCGCATCTTTGAGCGAGGCTGTGGGCCTACGACCTCTTCCGGGACGGGAACATGCGCCTCTTCGGCTGCGGCGATGGTGCTTCGTGGGGTGGAGCGGGAGTTGACTGCGGTTGCAGAGGGAGGTCCGCAGCAAACGGTGTGGTCTTCGAACGATGCGGTGATGCGGTTGACGGGGCCGGCGGAGATTATCTGTCATGGCGAGGTTGCGGCTCTGTGA